One Streptomyces sp. SAI-135 DNA segment encodes these proteins:
- a CDS encoding electron transfer flavoprotein subunit beta/FixA family protein, with the protein MSLRIVVTVKYVPDATGDRHFADDLTVDRDDVDGLLSELDEYAVEQALQISENSDDDVEVTVLTIGPEDAKDALRKALSMGADKAIHVEDDDLHGTDAIGTSLVLAKAIEKAGYDLVVSGMASTDGTMGVVPALLAERLGVPQVTLLSEVSVEDGTVKGRRDGDAASEQLEASLPAVVSVTDQSGEARYPSFKGIMAAKKKPVESWDLSDLDLEAGQVGLEGSWTTVDSAAERPARTAGTIVKDEGEGGKQLAEFLASQKFI; encoded by the coding sequence GTGAGCTTGAGGATCGTTGTCACTGTGAAGTACGTGCCCGACGCCACCGGCGACCGGCACTTCGCCGATGACCTGACCGTCGACCGGGACGACGTGGACGGTCTGCTCTCCGAGCTGGACGAGTACGCGGTCGAGCAGGCGCTGCAGATCTCCGAGAACTCCGACGACGACGTCGAGGTCACGGTCCTGACCATCGGCCCCGAGGACGCCAAGGACGCGCTGCGCAAGGCGCTGTCCATGGGCGCCGACAAGGCCATCCACGTCGAGGACGACGACCTGCACGGCACCGACGCGATCGGTACCTCCCTGGTGCTGGCCAAGGCGATCGAGAAGGCCGGCTACGACCTGGTGGTCTCCGGCATGGCCTCCACCGACGGCACCATGGGCGTCGTCCCGGCCCTGCTGGCCGAGCGCCTGGGCGTCCCGCAGGTCACCCTGCTCTCCGAGGTCTCCGTCGAGGACGGCACCGTCAAGGGCCGCCGCGACGGCGACGCCGCCTCGGAGCAGCTGGAGGCGTCCCTGCCGGCCGTCGTCTCGGTCACCGACCAGTCGGGCGAGGCGCGTTACCCCTCCTTCAAGGGCATCATGGCCGCCAAGAAGAAGCCGGTCGAGTCCTGGGACCTGTCGGACCTGGACCTGGAGGCCGGGCAGGTCGGCCTGGAGGGCTCCTGGACCACCGTCGACTCCGCCGCGGAGCGTCCGGCCCGCACGGCCGGCACGATCGTCAAGGACGAGGGCGAGGGCGGCAAGCAGCTCGCCGAGTTCCTCGCGAGCCAGAAGTTCATCTAA
- a CDS encoding flavin reductase family protein — translation MTATSALGSHRLASPDLLRSVFRRHAAGVAVITASGDTGPVGFTATSLASVSADPPMLSFGIGTGASSWPAISRAEFVGVHILGEHQEELAATFARSGADRFGAPTAWREGPEGVPLLDDVLAWLVCRVHTRVPAGDHRIVLAEVRLGDPAGAGRPLLYHQGRFNGLRD, via the coding sequence ATGACGGCCACGTCCGCACTCGGCAGCCATCGACTCGCCTCTCCCGACCTCCTGCGCTCCGTCTTCCGGCGGCACGCGGCCGGGGTCGCCGTGATCACCGCGAGCGGTGACACGGGCCCCGTCGGCTTCACCGCCACCTCCCTGGCCTCGGTCTCCGCCGATCCCCCGATGCTGTCCTTCGGGATCGGCACGGGCGCCTCCAGCTGGCCCGCGATCTCCCGGGCCGAGTTCGTGGGCGTGCACATACTCGGCGAGCACCAGGAGGAGCTGGCCGCCACCTTCGCCCGCAGCGGCGCCGACCGCTTCGGCGCGCCCACCGCCTGGCGCGAGGGGCCCGAGGGCGTCCCCCTCCTCGACGACGTGCTCGCCTGGCTGGTGTGCCGGGTGCACACGCGCGTGCCCGCCGGTGATCACCGCATCGTGCTGGCCGAGGTGCGGCTCGGCGACCCGGCGGGCGCCGGCCGGCCGCTGCTCTACCACCAGGGCCGGTTCAACGGGCTGCGCGACTGA
- a CDS encoding thioredoxin family protein: MTGLVVCVAVLAAASAYGVLQRRRSGRVRVRGRDDGKRLGAAELGEDLGERATLVQFSSAFCAPCRATRRVLGEVAAMVPGVTHVEIDAEKNLDLVRALDILKTPTVLVLDAGGRVVRRATGQPRKADVIAAVGEAV, encoded by the coding sequence ATGACAGGACTCGTGGTGTGCGTGGCGGTGCTCGCGGCGGCGAGCGCCTACGGGGTGCTGCAACGACGACGGAGCGGGAGGGTGCGGGTGCGCGGGCGCGACGACGGCAAGAGGCTCGGTGCGGCCGAGTTGGGCGAGGACCTCGGAGAGCGCGCCACGCTCGTCCAGTTCTCCAGCGCCTTCTGCGCGCCCTGCCGGGCGACGCGGCGGGTGCTCGGCGAGGTCGCCGCCATGGTCCCGGGCGTGACCCACGTCGAGATCGACGCCGAGAAGAACCTCGACCTGGTCCGTGCACTCGACATCCTCAAGACGCCGACCGTGCTGGTCCTCGACGCCGGCGGCAGGGTCGTGCGGCGCGCCACCGGCCAGCCGCGCAAGGCGGACGTCATCGCGGCGGTCGGGGAGGCGGTCTGA
- a CDS encoding DUF4395 domain-containing protein: MDIDARGPRFGAAVTTVVLAAVLITGSVWLLAWQTLAFALGAAGGVGRSPYGWVFRRAVRPRIGPPAEFEAPEPPRFAQAVGLAFGALGLVGLGIGPQWLGLAATGAALAAAFLNATFGYCLGCETYLLARRVAARAE; encoded by the coding sequence ATGGACATCGACGCAAGAGGGCCGCGTTTCGGCGCGGCGGTGACGACCGTCGTGCTGGCGGCCGTTCTGATCACGGGCAGCGTCTGGCTGCTGGCCTGGCAGACGCTGGCGTTCGCGCTGGGCGCGGCGGGCGGGGTGGGCCGCTCGCCGTACGGCTGGGTGTTCCGGCGGGCGGTACGGCCGCGGATCGGGCCGCCGGCCGAGTTCGAGGCGCCGGAGCCGCCGCGGTTCGCGCAGGCGGTCGGCCTGGCCTTCGGGGCTCTCGGGCTCGTCGGGCTCGGGATCGGACCTCAGTGGCTCGGGCTCGCCGCGACCGGCGCGGCGCTCGCGGCAGCCTTTCTCAACGCCACGTTCGGGTACTGCCTGGGATGCGAGACGTACCTGCTCGCGCGGCGGGTGGCGGCACGGGCGGAGTAA
- a CDS encoding lysophospholipid acyltransferase family protein — MAELVYRPVVGFAQALFKAWDLKIDCKGSENIPRSGGAVLVSNHISYLDFVFNGLAALPQKRLVRFMAKESVFRHKVSGPLMRGMKHIPVDRKQGETAYAHALESLRSGEIVGVFPEATISQSFTLKSFKSGAARMAQEAGVPLIPMAVWGTQRLWTKGHPRNFKRSHIPITIRVGEAIEASRDKYAGAITRQVRERVNELLEAAQRAYPVRPKGPDDTWWMPAHLGGTAPTPEQVREAETR; from the coding sequence ATGGCAGAGCTTGTCTACCGTCCCGTCGTCGGATTCGCCCAGGCGCTGTTCAAGGCCTGGGACCTCAAGATCGACTGCAAGGGGTCGGAGAACATTCCGCGCTCGGGCGGCGCCGTACTGGTGAGCAACCACATCAGCTATCTGGACTTCGTCTTCAACGGCCTGGCCGCGCTCCCGCAGAAGCGGCTGGTGCGCTTCATGGCGAAGGAGTCCGTCTTCCGCCACAAGGTCTCGGGTCCGCTGATGCGCGGGATGAAGCACATCCCGGTCGACCGCAAGCAGGGCGAGACGGCGTACGCGCACGCCCTGGAGTCGCTGCGGTCGGGCGAGATCGTCGGGGTCTTCCCGGAGGCGACGATCTCGCAGTCGTTCACGCTGAAGAGCTTCAAGTCGGGCGCGGCGCGGATGGCCCAGGAGGCGGGCGTCCCCCTGATCCCGATGGCCGTCTGGGGCACGCAGCGGCTGTGGACCAAGGGGCACCCCCGCAACTTCAAGCGCAGTCACATCCCGATCACCATCCGGGTCGGGGAGGCGATCGAGGCGTCCCGGGACAAGTACGCGGGGGCGATCACCCGGCAGGTGCGCGAGCGGGTCAACGAGTTGCTGGAAGCCGCCCAGCGCGCCTACCCCGTGCGCCCCAAGGGCCCGGACGACACCTGGTGGATGCCGGCCCACCTCGGGGGTACGGCACCTACTCCGGAGCAGGTGCGCGAGGCGGAGACGCGGTAG
- a CDS encoding phenylalanine--tRNA ligase beta subunit-related protein, producing MTLSLTVSDEVRALAPGFAHLAVEAHGLVNGPSTEASSALLDDAARRLAVRLDGRAPHEDPHMAAWREVYTAFGSKPSRTRNSAEALAKRALSDAGLPRINLLVDLYNAISVAYLVPVGGEDLDRVRGGMRLVRATGDEDFVTVAGGEEVVEHPDAGEVVWRDEAGVTCRRWNWRQGPRTRLTEETVSGIFLLESMAPMPYADVEKAAAELAGLLEKFSPGVRVEVTTASPPRAPAPE from the coding sequence ATGACCCTCTCCCTGACCGTGTCCGACGAGGTGCGCGCCCTCGCACCCGGCTTCGCGCACCTCGCGGTCGAAGCCCACGGGCTCGTCAACGGACCCAGTACCGAAGCCAGTTCGGCACTGCTCGACGACGCCGCCCGCCGTCTCGCCGTACGCCTGGACGGGCGGGCCCCGCACGAGGACCCGCACATGGCGGCCTGGCGGGAGGTCTACACGGCGTTCGGCTCGAAGCCGTCGCGCACCCGCAACTCGGCGGAGGCGCTGGCGAAGCGGGCCCTGTCGGACGCGGGCCTGCCCCGCATCAACCTCCTGGTCGACCTCTACAACGCGATCAGCGTCGCGTACCTCGTCCCCGTCGGCGGCGAGGACCTCGACCGCGTCCGGGGCGGCATGCGCCTCGTCCGGGCCACCGGCGACGAGGACTTCGTGACCGTGGCCGGTGGCGAGGAGGTCGTCGAGCACCCCGACGCCGGTGAGGTGGTCTGGCGGGACGAGGCCGGGGTGACCTGCCGTCGCTGGAACTGGCGCCAGGGTCCGCGCACGAGGCTCACCGAGGAGACCGTCTCGGGGATCTTCCTGCTGGAGAGCATGGCCCCGATGCCGTACGCCGACGTGGAGAAGGCGGCCGCCGAACTGGCCGGGCTGCTGGAGAAGTTCAGTCCGGGGGTACGGGTCGAGGTGACTACCGCGTCTCCGCCTCGCGCACCTGCTCCGGAGTAG
- a CDS encoding transglutaminase family protein, whose product MELIQNTPDLSAYLAADEAIDHDHPVVRETAARLAKEAADSYAYARLAFEFVRDTIPHSQDSGDLRVTWRASDVLEQGTGICYAKAHALTALLRAEDIPTALCYQQLGVVHGLVAVRFNGAWHRQDPRGNKPGVDAQFSLDGERLAFTPEPESNEMDYPVLYAEPHPTVLSVLRAAPDRPYLWKTLPTAL is encoded by the coding sequence ATGGAGCTGATCCAGAACACCCCCGACCTTTCCGCTTACTTGGCCGCGGACGAGGCCATCGACCATGACCACCCGGTCGTCAGGGAGACGGCGGCGCGTCTCGCCAAGGAGGCGGCCGACTCGTATGCCTATGCGCGACTGGCCTTCGAGTTCGTCCGTGACACGATCCCGCACTCCCAGGACTCCGGCGACCTTCGCGTCACCTGGCGGGCCTCCGACGTCCTGGAGCAGGGGACCGGCATCTGCTACGCCAAGGCGCACGCGCTGACCGCGCTGCTGCGCGCCGAGGACATCCCGACCGCCCTCTGCTACCAGCAACTGGGTGTGGTGCACGGCCTGGTCGCCGTGCGGTTCAACGGCGCCTGGCACCGCCAGGACCCCCGGGGCAACAAGCCGGGAGTGGACGCCCAGTTCTCCCTCGACGGCGAGCGGCTGGCCTTCACTCCGGAACCGGAGTCCAATGAGATGGACTACCCAGTCCTGTACGCTGAACCGCACCCGACCGTCCTGAGCGTCCTCAGGGCCGCCCCCGACCGGCCGTACCTCTGGAAGACGCTCCCCACCGCACTCTGA
- a CDS encoding GNAT family N-acetyltransferase produces the protein MDRTQSRVRPRTDDDVQACVRVLAEVHRHDGYPVNWPARPGDWLTRKPALGDWVAELDGRVAGHVGLTRGAEEDLAPVVWGERNGTSAQRAAVVGRLFVAPSARGHGIGALLMGRAVAEARHRGLHPVLDVVASDTAAAALYERLGWTRLATVQQRWSASQVVTVHCYAA, from the coding sequence GTGGACAGGACACAGAGCCGGGTCCGGCCGAGGACGGATGACGATGTGCAGGCGTGCGTGCGGGTACTGGCGGAGGTGCACCGCCACGACGGCTACCCGGTGAACTGGCCTGCCCGGCCCGGCGATTGGCTGACGCGAAAGCCGGCGCTGGGCGACTGGGTCGCCGAACTGGACGGCCGGGTGGCGGGCCACGTCGGCCTCACCCGCGGCGCCGAAGAGGACCTGGCCCCGGTCGTGTGGGGCGAACGCAACGGCACGAGTGCGCAACGGGCCGCGGTGGTCGGCCGGTTGTTCGTCGCCCCGTCGGCGAGAGGGCACGGGATCGGTGCCCTGCTGATGGGCCGGGCGGTGGCGGAGGCACGGCACCGCGGCCTGCACCCGGTGCTGGACGTGGTGGCCTCCGACACCGCCGCGGCGGCCCTCTACGAACGTCTGGGCTGGACGAGGCTCGCCACGGTCCAGCAGCGGTGGAGCGCGTCCCAGGTGGTGACTGTCCATTGCTACGCTGCATAA
- a CDS encoding low specificity L-threonine aldolase — protein MNPPKTDARRHHDPQVRGFASDNYAGAHPEVLAALALANGGHQVAYGEDDYTENLQRIVRSHFGATAEAFPVFNGTGANVVALQAVTDRWGAVICAESAHINVDEGGAPERMGDLKLLTVPTPDGKLTPELIDRQAYGWDDEHRAMPQVVSITQSTELGTLYTPEEIRAICDHAHAHGMKVHLDGSRIANAAASLDVPMRTFTNAVGVDILSLGGTKNGALFGEAVVVINQDAVSHMKHLRKLSMQLASKMRFVSVQLEALLAKDLWLRNARHSNEMAQRLAEGVRAVHGVEILYPVQANGVFAKLPHDVSERLQKRFRFYFWDEAAGVVRWMCAFDTTEDDVDTFVAALKEEMAR, from the coding sequence GTGAACCCACCGAAGACCGACGCGCGTCGCCATCACGACCCGCAGGTCCGCGGCTTCGCCAGCGACAACTACGCCGGGGCCCACCCGGAGGTGCTCGCCGCCCTGGCCCTGGCCAACGGCGGGCACCAGGTCGCGTACGGCGAGGACGACTACACCGAGAACCTCCAGCGGATCGTCCGCAGCCACTTCGGGGCCACGGCCGAGGCGTTCCCGGTCTTCAACGGCACCGGCGCCAACGTCGTCGCGCTCCAGGCGGTCACCGACCGCTGGGGCGCGGTGATCTGCGCCGAGAGCGCGCACATCAACGTCGACGAGGGCGGCGCCCCCGAGCGGATGGGCGACCTCAAGCTGCTCACCGTGCCCACCCCCGACGGCAAGCTCACCCCCGAGCTGATCGACCGGCAGGCCTACGGCTGGGACGACGAGCACCGCGCGATGCCGCAGGTCGTCTCGATCACCCAGTCCACGGAACTCGGCACGCTCTACACGCCCGAGGAGATCCGCGCGATCTGCGACCACGCCCACGCGCACGGCATGAAGGTGCACCTGGACGGCTCCCGCATAGCCAACGCCGCCGCCTCCCTGGACGTCCCCATGCGGACGTTCACCAACGCGGTCGGCGTCGACATCCTCTCGCTCGGCGGGACGAAGAACGGCGCGCTGTTCGGCGAGGCGGTCGTGGTGATCAACCAGGACGCGGTCTCCCACATGAAGCACCTGCGCAAGCTGTCCATGCAGCTCGCGTCCAAGATGCGGTTCGTGTCGGTGCAGTTGGAGGCCCTGCTCGCCAAGGACCTGTGGCTGCGCAACGCCCGCCACTCCAACGAGATGGCCCAGCGTCTGGCGGAGGGCGTGCGGGCCGTCCACGGCGTCGAGATCCTCTACCCCGTCCAGGCCAACGGCGTCTTCGCCAAGCTCCCGCACGACGTCAGTGAACGCCTCCAGAAGCGCTTCCGCTTCTACTTCTGGGACGAGGCCGCGGGCGTCGTCCGCTGGATGTGCGCCTTCGACACCACGGAGGACGACGTGGACACGTTCGTGGCGGCGCTGAAGGAGGAGATGGCCCGCTAG
- a CDS encoding SDR family oxidoreductase — MVGNGALSGAVIAVAGAGGPAGRATLLRLAEAGATVVGADNDPERLAEAVDAARYASGGATVTGEPVDLLDLDSTRDWATHIEKDFGRVDGLVHLVGGWRGSETFIKSSLDDWDFLELLLIRTVQHTSLAFYEGLQRSERGRYVLISAAGATKPTAGNASYAAAKAAAEAWTLALADAFRKAGGADGPKSAAAILVVKALVHEAMRAERPNAKFAGFTDVKDLAEAIAGVWDKPAAEVNGNRLWLTEKP, encoded by the coding sequence ATGGTGGGGAACGGAGCTCTCAGCGGTGCGGTGATCGCGGTGGCCGGCGCGGGCGGCCCCGCGGGCCGCGCGACGCTGCTGCGGCTGGCCGAGGCGGGCGCGACCGTCGTCGGCGCGGACAACGACCCGGAGCGGCTCGCGGAGGCCGTGGACGCGGCACGCTACGCCTCGGGCGGCGCCACCGTGACCGGCGAACCGGTCGACCTGCTGGACCTGGACTCCACCCGGGACTGGGCCACGCACATCGAGAAGGACTTCGGCCGCGTCGACGGCCTGGTCCACCTCGTCGGCGGCTGGCGCGGCAGCGAGACCTTCATCAAGTCGAGCCTGGACGACTGGGACTTCCTGGAACTGCTGCTCATCCGCACCGTGCAGCACACCTCCCTCGCGTTCTACGAGGGTCTCCAGCGCAGCGAGCGCGGCCGTTACGTCCTGATCAGCGCCGCCGGTGCGACCAAGCCGACCGCGGGCAACGCCTCGTACGCCGCCGCCAAGGCGGCCGCCGAGGCCTGGACGCTCGCTCTCGCCGACGCCTTCCGCAAGGCCGGGGGCGCCGACGGGCCGAAGTCCGCGGCTGCGATCCTGGTGGTGAAGGCACTGGTGCACGAGGCCATGCGCGCCGAGCGGCCCAACGCGAAGTTCGCGGGCTTCACGGACGTCAAGGACCTCGCCGAGGCCATCGCCGGTGTCTGGGACAAGCCCGCCGCCGAAGTGAACGGAAACCGTCTGTGGCTGACCGAGAAGCCGTGA
- a CDS encoding DUF6421 family protein: protein MTEILVQAASGDQVPPVTRVVEHPAWPVLKDAVERIRPWQSKDGSIDFDAEGAPVRADAEAAVLRVAEAVQELSPLLPHDADYHAALVKDLRRWSEGGFEVPDFLDSLLAFQPAANRADGLQHLVVFPMYTQNGNPDRNLEAVVLRMVWPEWLAELERTRYDNPLFCGIKFEDFTAGYDTNSAVLFPETIAVREAPERFSWGGIFCDREAARFRRVTDAAVDILGLELPEDIAAMVHDQKRCEEAFVLWDMVHDRTHSHGDLPFDPFMIKQRQPFWMYGLEELRCDLTAFKEAVKLEADGVPQARDVQYAVLFDRMFRFPVTGERVRNYDGLGGQLLFAYLHKHDVVRWTDNKLFIDWQRAPQVTNQLCADIEQLYRDGIDRPKLVHWFAGYELVSTYLAPHPGSKWAKGPDALDLSQPPRKLVDDVLPDEFPLSMFYEALSKKLRHVIASTRGITAQNAERAAA, encoded by the coding sequence ATGACGGAAATTCTTGTGCAGGCGGCTTCGGGGGACCAGGTTCCTCCCGTGACCAGGGTGGTGGAGCACCCGGCATGGCCGGTGCTCAAGGATGCCGTGGAGCGGATCAGGCCCTGGCAGTCCAAGGACGGGTCGATCGACTTCGACGCCGAGGGCGCCCCCGTGCGCGCCGACGCCGAGGCCGCCGTACTGCGTGTCGCCGAGGCGGTGCAGGAGCTCTCGCCGCTGCTGCCGCACGACGCCGACTACCACGCAGCCCTGGTGAAGGACCTCAGGCGCTGGTCCGAGGGCGGCTTCGAGGTGCCCGACTTCCTCGACTCCCTGCTGGCCTTCCAGCCCGCCGCGAACCGCGCGGACGGCCTCCAGCACCTGGTCGTCTTCCCCATGTACACGCAGAACGGCAACCCGGACCGCAACCTGGAGGCGGTCGTGCTGCGCATGGTCTGGCCCGAGTGGCTGGCCGAGCTGGAGCGCACCCGCTACGACAACCCGCTGTTCTGCGGCATCAAGTTCGAGGACTTCACGGCCGGTTACGACACCAACTCGGCCGTCCTCTTCCCCGAGACCATCGCCGTGCGCGAGGCGCCGGAACGATTCTCCTGGGGCGGTATCTTCTGCGACCGCGAGGCCGCGCGCTTCCGCCGGGTCACCGACGCCGCCGTCGACATCCTCGGCCTGGAGCTGCCCGAGGACATCGCCGCGATGGTCCACGACCAGAAGCGCTGCGAGGAGGCCTTCGTCCTGTGGGACATGGTCCACGACCGCACCCACAGCCACGGCGACCTGCCCTTCGACCCCTTCATGATCAAGCAGCGCCAGCCGTTCTGGATGTACGGCCTCGAAGAGCTGCGCTGCGACCTCACCGCCTTCAAGGAGGCCGTGAAGCTGGAGGCCGACGGCGTCCCGCAGGCCCGTGACGTGCAGTACGCGGTCCTCTTCGACCGCATGTTCCGCTTCCCGGTCACCGGCGAGCGCGTGCGCAACTACGACGGTCTCGGCGGCCAGCTCCTCTTCGCCTACCTGCACAAGCACGACGTCGTCCGCTGGACCGACAACAAGCTGTTCATCGACTGGCAGCGCGCCCCGCAGGTCACCAACCAGCTCTGCGCAGACATCGAGCAGCTCTACCGCGACGGCATCGACCGCCCGAAGCTCGTCCACTGGTTCGCCGGCTACGAGCTCGTCTCCACCTACCTCGCCCCGCACCCGGGCTCCAAGTGGGCCAAGGGTCCGGACGCTCTCGACCTGTCCCAGCCGCCCCGGAAACTCGTCGATGACGTGCTTCCGGACGAGTTTCCGCTGAGCATGTTCTATGAGGCCCTCTCCAAGAAGCTTCGCCATGTGATCGCCTCGACCCGGGGCATCACGGCGCAGAACGCCGAGCGGGCCGCCGCGTGA
- a CDS encoding glycerophosphodiester phosphodiesterase family protein yields the protein MNFLTIGHRGVMGTEPENTLRSFVAAQQAGLDVIELDLHLSKDGALVVMHDTHVDRTTDGTGPIAEKTLTELRALDAGRGERVPEFEEVLDTVRSPLQAEIKDIAAARALAEVMLRRDLVSRVEVSSFHDEAIAEIGRLVPGVRTALIGSRFGPDIVERAVEAGAGTACLNIRRLTLEVVEAARKADLKIIGWVVNTQDHLRLVRALELDGATTDYPEIKRTGRFTA from the coding sequence TTGAACTTCCTTACCATCGGTCATCGCGGAGTCATGGGTACCGAACCCGAGAACACCCTCCGTTCCTTCGTCGCCGCCCAGCAGGCCGGCCTCGACGTCATCGAACTCGATCTGCACCTGAGCAAGGACGGCGCCCTCGTCGTCATGCACGACACCCACGTGGACCGCACGACCGACGGAACCGGCCCGATCGCCGAGAAGACCCTCACCGAACTGCGCGCCCTGGACGCGGGCCGCGGGGAACGCGTCCCGGAGTTCGAGGAAGTCCTGGACACCGTGCGCTCGCCCCTCCAGGCAGAGATCAAGGACATCGCGGCGGCCCGTGCGCTCGCCGAGGTCATGCTCCGCCGGGACCTGGTCTCCCGGGTCGAGGTGTCCTCGTTCCACGACGAGGCGATCGCCGAGATCGGCCGCCTGGTGCCCGGCGTACGGACCGCGCTGATCGGCAGCCGCTTCGGCCCCGACATCGTGGAGCGCGCCGTCGAGGCCGGCGCGGGGACGGCGTGCCTTAACATCCGCCGGCTGACCCTGGAGGTCGTCGAGGCGGCCCGCAAGGCGGACCTGAAGATCATCGGCTGGGTGGTGAACACCCAGGACCATCTGCGGCTGGTGCGCGCCCTGGAACTGGACGGCGCGACGACCGACTACCCGGAGATCAAACGCACCGGCCGCTTCACCGCGTGA